In the genome of Magnolia sinica isolate HGM2019 chromosome 2, MsV1, whole genome shotgun sequence, one region contains:
- the LOC131226673 gene encoding precursor of CEP6-like yields MANTKSTHACVFLLVLLFNAIISSEGRHLKVEKRKECKKCKVDSSNNIAGETRKGGVESPSVHHYGTNTTDHYQSKSVSNMEDFRPTAPGHSPGVGHSVKDKGIDSLSNMDDFRPTEPGHSPGVGHSVKDRL; encoded by the exons ATGGCCAACACCAAGTCTACCCATGCATGTGTTTTTCTCCTTGTACTTCTTTTCAATGCAATTATCTCCTCTGAGGGAAGACATTTGAAGGTGGAGAAAAGAAAGGAGTGTAAGAAGTGTAAGGTGGATAGCAGCAACAATATTGCAGGAGAAACAAGGAAAGGTGGTGTAGAATCCCCAAGCGTACACCATTACGGCACTAATACAACCGATCATTACCAATCGAAGTCGGTTAGTAACATGGAAGATTTTCGACCTACGGCACCAGGCCACAGCCCTGGGGTGGGCCATTCCGTTAAGGACAAAGGCATTGAT TCTCTTAGTAACATGGACGATTTTCGACCCACGGAGCCAGGCCACAGCCCCGGGGTTGGCCATTCTGTTAAGGACAGGCTTTGA